One region of Arvicola amphibius chromosome 3, mArvAmp1.2, whole genome shotgun sequence genomic DNA includes:
- the LOC119810317 gene encoding olfactory receptor 8B12-like: protein MAAKNSSVTEFILAGLTDQAGLLMPLFFLFLAFYTVTMVGNLGLISLIGLNLHLHTPMYFFLFNLSLIDSCYSSTIIPKMLVSFISKKNSISYSGCMTQLFFFCFFVFSESFILSAMAYDRYVAICNPLMYTVTMSPQVYLLLLLGVYVMGFSGGMAHTGNILNLTFCADNLVNHFMCDILPLLELSCNSTFTNELVVFIVVAFGIGVPIVSIFISYALILSSILRMHSTEGRSKAFGTCSSHMIVVCLFFGSGAFAYLKPPSILPLDQGKVSSLFYTIVVPMLNPLIYSLRNKDVQVALRKTLVSRVFS from the coding sequence ATGGCTGCCAAGAATTCCTCTGTGACAGAGTTCATCCTTGCAGGCCTGACAGACCAAGCAGGACTCCTCAtgcccctcttcttcctgttcctggCTTTCTACACGGTCACCATGGTGGGGAACCTGGGCTTGATCTCCCTGATAGGGCTGAATCTTCACTtgcacacccccatgtacttctttctcTTCAATCTTTCCTTAATAGATTCCTGTTATTCTTCCACCATCATCCCCAAAATGCTGGTGAGTTTTATCTCAAAGAAGAACTCCATCTCATACTCTGGGTGTATGACACAgctgtttttcttctgcttctttgttttctctgagtCCTTCATTCTGTCAGCCATGGCATATGACCGTTATGTTGCCATCTGTAACCCCCTAATGTATACAGTCACCATGTCTCCCCAGGTGTATTTACTGCTTTTACTGGGTGTGTATGTGATGGGCTTTTCTGGAGGCATGGCCCATACAGGAAACATATTGAATCTGACCTTCTGTGCTGACAACCTTGTCAATCACTTCATGTGTGACATCCTTCCCCTTCTGGAGCTGTCCTGCAACAGCACCTTCACAAATGAGCTGGTAGTCTTCATTGTGGTGGCCTTTGGTATTGGTGTGCCCATTGTCAGCATCTTCATTTCTTATGCCCTCATCCTCTCTAGCATCCTTCGCATGCATTCCACAGAGGGCAGGTCCAAGGCCTTCGGCACTTGCAGCTCCCATATGATTGTGGTTTGCCTTTTCTTCGGTTCTGGGGCTTTCGCGTACCTCAAGCCACCTTCCATTTTGCCCCTTGACCAAGGAAAAGTGTCTTCCTTGTTCTATACCATTGTAGTACCAATGTTGAACCCTCTGATCTATAGCTTGAGAAATAAGGATGTCCAAGTTGCTCTGAGGAAAACCCTTGTCAGCAGAGTATTCTCTTAA
- the LOC119810054 gene encoding olfactory receptor 145-like, whose amino-acid sequence MAAKNSSVTEFILAGLTDQSGFLMPLFFLFLGFYLVTVLGNLGLITLIGLNSHLHTPMYFFLFNLSLIDSCYSSTISPKMLMSFISNKNIISHSGCMTQLFFFCFFVISESFILSAMAYDRYVAICHPLMYMVTMSPKVCLLLLLGVYLMGFVGAMAHTISMSRLTFCADNLVNHYMCDILPLLEHSCTSTYVNELVVFIFVSFDIGVPIVTIFISYALILSSILSMHSTEGRSKAFSTCSSHMIVVCLFFGSGAFMYLQPPSILSLDQGKVSSLFYTIVVPMLNPLIYSLRNKDVKVALRKTLSKRIIF is encoded by the coding sequence ATGGCTGCCAAGAATTCCTCTGTGACAGAGTTCATCCTTGCAGGCCTGACAGATCAGTCAGGATTCCTCATGCCCCTCTTCTTTTTGTTCCTAGGTTTCTATTTGGTCACTGTGTTGGGTAACCTGGGTTTGATCACCTTGATTGGGCTGAATTCTCACTtgcacacccccatgtacttctttctcTTCAATCTTTCCTTAATAGATTCCTGTTACTCATCCACCATCTCTCCGAAAATGTTGATGAGTTTTATTTCAAATAAGAACATTATCTCTCACTCAGGGTGTATGACTcagctgtttttcttctgtttctttgtaatCTCTGAGTCCTTCATTCTGTCAGCCATGGCATATGACCGTTATGTTGCCATCTGTCATCCCCTGATGTATATGGTTACCATGTCTCCCAAGGTATGTTTACTACTTTTGCTTGGTGTATATTTAATGGGCTTTGTTGGAGCCATGGCCCACACAATATCCATGTCGAGACTGACCTTCTGTGCTGACAACCTTGTCAACCACTACATGTGTGATATCCTTCCCCTTCTGGAACACTCTTGCACCAGCACCTATGTGAATGAGCTGGTAGTCTTTATTTTTGTGAGCTTTGATATTGGTGTACCTATTGTCACCATCTTCATTTCTTATGCCCTCATCCTCTCTAGCATCCTTAGCATGCATTCCACAGAGGGCAGGTCCAAGgccttcagcacctgcagctcCCACATGATTgtagtttgtcttttctttggttctggggcTTTCATGTACCTACAGCCACCTTCCATTTTGTCCCTTGACCAAGGAAAAGTATCTTCCTTGTTCTATACCATCGTAGTACCAATGTTGAACCCTCTGATCTATAGCTTGAGAAATAAAGATGTTAAAGTTGCTTTGAGGAAAACCTTGAGCAAGAGAATAATTTTTTGA